A single genomic interval of Dromiciops gliroides isolate mDroGli1 chromosome 1, mDroGli1.pri, whole genome shotgun sequence harbors:
- the LOC122736747 gene encoding signal recognition particle 19 kDa protein-like isoform X2, with protein MAYADQSPADKDRFICIYPAYLNNKKMITEGSQIPIDKKNKMYSREWNCDLQYRGKVRVQLKQEDGSLCLIHFPSRKSVMLYAAEMIPKLKTRTQKTGGGDQSLQQGEGGKKGKGKKK; from the exons ATGGCATATGCCGATCAGTCTCCGGCAGACAAGGACAGGTTCATCTGCATTTATCCGGCATATTTAAATAACAAGAAGATGATTACAGAAGGAAGTCAGATCCCAATTGACAAA aaaaataaaatgtactccAGAGAGTGGAACTGTGATTTACAATATAGGGGCAAAGTACGGGTTCAGCTAAAACAGGAAGATGGCAGCTTATGTCTTATACACTTCCCGTCACGTAAGTCAGTAATGTTGTATGCAGCTGAAATGATACCCAAACTAAAAACAAGGACACAAAAAACAGGAGGTGGTGACCAAAGTCTTCAACAAGGAGAGGgaggtaaaaaaggaaaagggaaaaagaagtga
- the LOC122736747 gene encoding signal recognition particle 19 kDa protein-like isoform X1 yields MAYADQSPADKDRFICIYPAYLNNKKMITEGSQIPIDKAVEIPTATEIQDVCLAVGLNVHIEKNKMYSREWNCDLQYRGKVRVQLKQEDGSLCLIHFPSRKSVMLYAAEMIPKLKTRTQKTGGGDQSLQQGEGGKKGKGKKK; encoded by the coding sequence ATGGCATATGCCGATCAGTCTCCGGCAGACAAGGACAGGTTCATCTGCATTTATCCGGCATATTTAAATAACAAGAAGATGATTACAGAAGGAAGTCAGATCCCAATTGACAAAGCTGTTGAGATTCCTACAGCTACAGAGATCCAAGATGTATGCCTTGCAGTTGGACTTAATGTGcacattgagaaaaataaaatgtactccAGAGAGTGGAACTGTGATTTACAATATAGGGGCAAAGTACGGGTTCAGCTAAAACAGGAAGATGGCAGCTTATGTCTTATACACTTCCCGTCACGTAAGTCAGTAATGTTGTATGCAGCTGAAATGATACCCAAACTAAAAACAAGGACACAAAAAACAGGAGGTGGTGACCAAAGTCTTCAACAAGGAGAGGgaggtaaaaaaggaaaagggaaaaagaagtga